The Montipora capricornis isolate CH-2021 chromosome 3, ASM3666992v2, whole genome shotgun sequence genome window below encodes:
- the LOC138040117 gene encoding cation channel sperm-associated protein 2-like, with the protein MKFTPSPTLAARIVPSTTVQYRHREKRDDDAKDKLGSCSRDAHIRREGTSPATEEKKPDTEKNQEEPKEGQTEHENTQGEITQIEQNQEQKIKTDEFHETKAQVDNTQEERTQTAKGQDEKFQEEKIKTYEFHGTKPHEERTQKDKGQDEKAQENNTEQD; encoded by the coding sequence ATGAAATTCACTCCCTCCCCAACTTTGGCAGCACGAATTGTTCCTTCAACGACCGTTCAGTATCGTCACCGGGAAAAGCGTGATGACGATGCCAAAGACAAGCTGGGTAGCTGTTCAAGAGATGCACATATCAGAAGAGAGGGTACGTCACCCGCAACCGAAGAAAAAAAACCCgacacagaaaaaaaccaagaagAACCAAAAGAAGGACAAACTGAACACGAAAACACCCAAGGAGAAATAACCCAAATTGAACAAAACcaagaacaaaaaatcaaaacagaCGAATTCCATGAAACAAAAGCTCAAGTGGATAACACTCAAGAGGAAAGAACACAGACAGCAAAAGGTCAAGACGAAAAATTCCaagaagaaaaaatcaaaacatatgAATTCCATGGAACAAAACCTCATGAGGAAAGAACACAAAAAGACAAAGGTCAAGACGAAAAAGCCCAAGAAAACAATACAGAACAAGACTAG